In Xylanivirga thermophila, the following proteins share a genomic window:
- a CDS encoding ATP-binding protein has protein sequence MKIDYIYAKRFGCFKNWESPELEKGLIIIYGKNESGKSTLFNMISTILYGYHPASRELNPHVPWEADEAECSCRLTLDDGQHIEVTRKLRYRPEGTMIRSNKIINLGNGPVPYIASLPWEIFDEIYALTIEDLCFPDGRLWEKIQDQLLGGQYASFLKPVSQVVKEIDNEANSLWRDDNRGKPQTKLVAKRLLELEHRLKDAYKNEQELRKIERDLNEKNDYLNNLVLEKGQLLDRMDWYNTVYPIKKTYKRIEELFREAGEGAPFDDLPSDIEKTLDVLYKRRAELKEEYSRLNIRCNQIENVLSRITDRDRLIYEKKDAISAISKSYEQAEMDNIGYIQMEQKLHRLSDNLNEESSQILSGGWRADFSDKIQNIDMAALRSNIYAYKKLDNDYKEALSILHSFDSKVLGGRFTSSLIYVSSSFLIMGVLGIAFLGNSPMGFASAFLGVLGLGGIGYWCVQKGGVSKAVKKTDDIQKQISYIQEKKSNIIETIRIILKNIPIHEDRINFPDETLILDMNKLKDITTNISDVLMELDQISSRILKRESYVAEILDYCKIENTGDVLKNITILENALDKSQQKLIQEHELLSEMGDKKRAISDVNSSLLNINNQIDDIIKRLEFFEGQDMREKIRNIKNKRQCYYMACNMEQELRQRYPDLDEIISDKENSFLDCEKEGIDNGKMQARLSQLEDRINVVTGEMGALKKELEYRQSADTIDNIKGEMEALKIKRNDIAIARDKLILIKNIILESDKCFRETHQPDVLKRAARYLNIITAGKYNKVFAMQYDKPGIGIMGDHLAHPLPVDEHLSTGTQEQLYLSLRLALMEHMDVQNNILPLFMDEVLVNWDGTRIKNGIDILAELSKKRQIFLFSCHDWLVDMVKSHMHAQIVELN, from the coding sequence TTGAGGTATAGACCTGAAGGGACAATGATTAGATCTAATAAGATAATCAATCTAGGAAATGGGCCTGTTCCATATATTGCATCATTACCATGGGAAATATTTGATGAGATCTATGCCCTAACCATAGAGGATCTTTGCTTTCCGGACGGTAGGCTATGGGAAAAAATACAGGATCAGTTATTAGGGGGACAGTATGCATCGTTTTTAAAACCTGTAAGCCAGGTAGTAAAGGAGATTGACAATGAGGCAAATAGCCTGTGGCGTGATGATAATAGGGGCAAGCCTCAAACAAAGTTAGTTGCTAAAAGACTTTTAGAACTTGAACATCGGCTAAAGGATGCATATAAAAATGAGCAGGAACTGCGTAAGATAGAGCGGGATTTAAATGAAAAAAATGATTATCTAAACAACCTCGTTTTGGAAAAAGGGCAGCTGCTTGATCGTATGGATTGGTATAATACAGTATATCCTATAAAAAAGACATATAAGCGTATAGAAGAGTTGTTTAGGGAGGCGGGAGAGGGTGCGCCTTTTGATGATCTGCCTAGCGACATAGAAAAAACTTTGGATGTGCTTTATAAACGAAGGGCTGAGCTTAAAGAGGAGTATAGTCGTCTTAATATAAGATGTAATCAGATAGAAAATGTATTGAGTAGGATAACAGATAGGGATAGATTAATATATGAAAAGAAAGATGCTATAAGTGCCATATCAAAGTCTTATGAGCAAGCTGAGATGGACAATATAGGTTATATACAGATGGAACAAAAATTACATAGATTGAGTGATAATTTAAATGAAGAGTCTAGCCAGATTTTATCTGGGGGATGGAGAGCAGATTTTTCAGATAAAATACAAAATATTGATATGGCTGCCTTACGTTCTAATATATATGCCTATAAAAAATTAGATAATGATTATAAAGAGGCGTTGAGCATACTGCATTCATTTGATTCCAAAGTTTTGGGCGGGAGATTTACTTCTTCACTTATATATGTATCCTCTTCTTTTTTGATAATGGGTGTTTTAGGCATTGCATTTTTAGGGAATAGTCCAATGGGATTTGCCTCAGCTTTTTTAGGAGTATTAGGTTTAGGAGGTATTGGTTATTGGTGTGTACAAAAGGGTGGAGTCAGTAAAGCTGTTAAAAAGACAGATGATATACAAAAACAAATATCATATATTCAAGAAAAAAAATCTAATATAATAGAAACCATACGGATTATACTCAAAAATATTCCAATACATGAAGATAGAATAAATTTTCCTGATGAGACTCTTATTTTGGATATGAACAAATTAAAAGATATAACAACGAATATAAGTGATGTTTTGATGGAACTCGATCAAATCAGCAGCAGAATTTTAAAAAGGGAGAGTTATGTGGCAGAAATACTGGACTATTGCAAGATTGAAAACACAGGAGATGTGCTAAAAAATATTACTATTTTAGAAAATGCCCTCGATAAATCGCAGCAAAAGCTTATACAGGAACATGAGCTTTTGTCTGAGATGGGAGATAAAAAAAGGGCGATTAGTGATGTGAACAGTTCGTTACTAAACATAAATAATCAAATTGACGACATAATAAAAAGGCTGGAATTTTTCGAAGGGCAGGATATGAGAGAAAAAATAAGGAATATAAAAAACAAGAGACAATGCTATTATATGGCCTGTAATATGGAACAAGAATTAAGACAACGGTATCCAGATTTAGATGAAATTATATCGGATAAAGAAAATAGTTTTTTAGATTGTGAAAAAGAGGGTATAGATAATGGGAAAATGCAAGCAAGACTGAGCCAACTTGAGGATAGAATAAATGTTGTTACTGGAGAAATGGGGGCATTAAAGAAAGAATTGGAATACAGACAAAGTGCAGATACTATAGATAATATAAAAGGGGAAATGGAAGCACTAAAAATTAAAAGAAATGATATAGCTATTGCACGGGATAAACTGATTTTGATTAAAAATATCATTCTAGAATCGGATAAATGCTTTCGAGAAACACATCAGCCTGATGTGCTAAAGAGAGCGGCCAGGTATTTAAACATTATCACGGCTGGAAAATATAATAAAGTTTTTGCCATGCAATATGACAAACCAGGAATTGGAATAATGGGGGATCATTTAGCTCATCCTTTACCAGTAGATGAACACTTAAGTACAGGTACTCAGGAACAGTTGTATCTATCACTCAGATTGGCTCTTATGGAGCATATGGATGTGCAGAATAATATATTACCTCTCTTTATGGATGAAGTGTTGGTCAATTGGGATGGTACTCGTATAAAAAACGGAATAGATATATTGGCTGAATTATCCAAAAAGAGGCAGATATTCCTATTTAGCTGTCATGACTGGTTAGTAGATATGGTTAAATCGCATATGCATGCTCAGATAGTTGAATTGAACTAA